From the genome of Vicia villosa cultivar HV-30 ecotype Madison, WI linkage group LG2, Vvil1.0, whole genome shotgun sequence, one region includes:
- the LOC131652066 gene encoding peroxidase 72, with amino-acid sequence MMVNSINFFLLFSLLVFAPFCHCENKGDFLYPQFYDGSCPRVEEIVKSVVSKAVAKEPRMAASLLRLHFHDCFVKGCDASVLLDSSGTIISEKRSNPNRNSARGFEVIEEIKSAVEKECPHTVSCADILTLAARDSTVLTGGPYWDVPLGRRDSLGASISGSNNNIPAPNNTFQTILTKFKLKGLNIVDLVALSGSHTIGDSRCTSFRQRLYNQTGNGKSDFTLDQNYAAQLRTRCPRSGGDQNLFVLDFVTPVKFDNNYYKNLLANKGLLSSDEILLTKNKVSADLVKTYAARNDIFFEQFAKSMVKMGNITPLTGSRGEIRKHCRKVNT; translated from the exons ATGATGGTCAATTCTATAAACTTTTTCTTGCTTTTTTCTCTTCTAGTCTTTGCTCCTTTCTGTCACTGTGAAAATAAAGGAGATTTTCTTTACCCTCAATTTTACGACGGTTCATGTCCACGAGTTGAAGAGATTGTTAAGTCTGTAGTTTCCAAGGCTGTTGCTAAAGAACCTCGCATGGCTGCTTCGTTGCTGCGACTGCATTTTCATGACTGTTTTGTCAAG GGTTGTGATGCATCAGTGCTGCTAGATAGCAGTGGAACAATCATCAGCGAGAAGAGGTCGAATCCAAACCGTAACTCAGCTAGAGGATTTGAAGTcattgaagaaatcaaatctgCAGTAGAGAAAGAGTGTCCTCACACAGTCTCTTGCGCTGATATTTTGACTTTAGCAGCTAGAGATTCAACTGTTCTT ACTGGTGGACCATACTGGGATGTACCTTTGGGAAGAAGGGATTCTCTCGGCGCAAGCATCAGTGGCTCGAATAACAACATTCCTGCTCCTAACAACACCTTCCAAACCATCTTAACTAAATTCAAGCTTAAGGGACTTAACATTGTTGATCTAGTTGCTCTATCAG GTAGTCACACTATAGGTGATTCAAGATGCACTAGCTTTAGACAAAGACTCTATAACCAAACTGGGAATGGCAAGTCAGATTTCACTCTTGACCAAAACTATGCAGCTCAATTGCGCACTCGGTGCCCGAGATCTGGTGGAGACCAAAATTTATTTGTCCTAGACTTTGTGACCCCGGTGAAATTCGACAACAACTACTACAAGAACTTATTGGCCAACAAGGGTCTGTTGAGTTCTGATGAAATTCTGTTGACAAAGAATAAAGTATCTGCAGATTTAGTGAAAACTTATGCAGCAAGaaatgatattttctttgaacagTTTGCCAAGTCTATGGTTAAGATGGGAAACATTACTCCTTTAACAGGTTCAAGGGGTGAAATTAGGAAACACTGCAGAAAGGTTAACACATGA